A genomic region of Oscillatoria sp. FACHB-1407 contains the following coding sequences:
- the cas1c gene encoding type I-C CRISPR-associated endonuclease Cas1c: MKQLLNTLYVQTQGTYVHLDHDTLRLEVERSTKFQMPLHHLGSIVVFGNVLVSPFLIHRCADDGRDLVWLSEYGRFRARLSGSTTGNVLLRRSQHAALDNADSTLLIARHVVAGKLQNARSVLMRAAREANDEGDRAALSKAAKVHADAIRGTEQAEDLEKLRGIEGYAAKAYFAAFTPMIRTNRTAFALTERSRRPPRDPINALLSFVYTLLVGECIAACEGVGLDPQMGFLHALRPGRPALALDLMEELRSPLADRLILTLINRGQIKPDDFIERPGGAIHLTEDARKALLNAYQKRKQEEVLHPVVGSKTPLGLIAHVQARLLARHLRGDLPTYQPFVQR, from the coding sequence ATGAAACAACTCCTGAATACCCTCTACGTCCAAACTCAGGGCACCTATGTTCATCTTGACCACGATACGCTCAGGCTCGAAGTTGAACGCAGCACTAAATTTCAGATGCCTCTACACCACCTGGGAAGCATTGTCGTTTTTGGCAATGTTCTAGTCAGTCCATTTCTGATTCATCGCTGTGCCGATGATGGACGCGATCTCGTTTGGCTTTCTGAATACGGACGGTTTAGAGCAAGGTTATCCGGTTCAACCACTGGCAATGTGCTACTACGGCGATCGCAACACGCAGCACTCGATAATGCTGATTCCACTCTGCTCATTGCCCGTCATGTTGTGGCAGGCAAGCTGCAAAATGCTCGCAGTGTCCTAATGCGAGCGGCACGAGAAGCCAACGATGAGGGTGATCGCGCCGCTTTGTCCAAAGCAGCTAAAGTTCATGCCGATGCAATTCGAGGCACAGAGCAAGCAGAAGACCTTGAAAAATTACGAGGTATCGAAGGGTACGCTGCTAAAGCTTACTTTGCCGCCTTTACCCCCATGATCCGCACGAATCGTACCGCATTTGCACTAACTGAGCGATCGCGCCGACCACCCCGCGATCCAATTAATGCACTGCTTTCGTTTGTTTACACGTTGCTCGTAGGGGAATGTATTGCAGCTTGTGAAGGGGTTGGATTAGACCCCCAAATGGGATTCCTTCATGCACTTCGCCCTGGTAGACCTGCACTGGCACTTGACCTGATGGAAGAACTGCGAAGTCCACTAGCCGACCGTTTAATCCTGACTCTAATTAATCGAGGGCAGATTAAGCCGGATGATTTTATCGAACGACCAGGCGGAGCAATTCATCTCACTGAAGACGCTCGAAAAGCCTTACTTAATGCTTACCAGAAACGAAAGCAGGAAGAAGTCTTACACCCTGTTGTTGGTTCTAAAACTCCATTAGGATTAATCGCTCATGTCCAAGCCCGTTTGCTAGCACGACACCTGCGAGGCGATCTACCGACTTATCAACCATTCGTTCAACGTTAG
- a CDS encoding BRO family protein, which produces MNAISPRYPQGVALFGAFENYEIRWNGNLDNPEWIAQDVAAVLGIKNVSDALANFDDDEKGYYSLAEGNIAITDALNRPQPFLTVTEPGLYRLVFTSRKPGAKAFRRWVFHEVLPSIRKTGGYATRYPSPIPTSSPDPVIDLLLNSDLTRAELRVLALLHQNQDGDLSDAKIATRLGIDVRTVKRVLTRLQDGGLVAVERRVEYRLLQNSTLSAVLRN; this is translated from the coding sequence ATGAATGCGATTTCTCCGAGATACCCGCAAGGGGTCGCTCTGTTTGGCGCGTTTGAGAATTACGAGATTCGCTGGAATGGCAATTTAGATAACCCAGAATGGATTGCTCAAGATGTGGCGGCTGTTCTGGGGATAAAAAATGTTAGTGATGCCCTGGCAAATTTTGATGATGACGAGAAGGGATATTATTCTCTGGCTGAGGGTAATATAGCTATTACCGATGCCCTTAATCGACCTCAGCCATTTTTAACGGTCACTGAACCGGGTCTTTACCGTCTAGTTTTCACATCTCGTAAGCCAGGAGCTAAAGCGTTTCGACGTTGGGTATTCCACGAAGTCCTGCCCTCCATTCGTAAAACTGGAGGATATGCCACTCGTTACCCATCCCCTATTCCCACTTCCTCACCTGATCCTGTTATTGACCTCCTGCTCAACTCTGACTTAACTCGCGCTGAACTGAGGGTGCTGGCGTTACTGCATCAAAACCAGGATGGTGATTTGAGTGATGCGAAGATTGCTACAAGATTGGGCATCGATGTTAGGACGGTAAAGCGGGTGTTAACCCGGTTGCAGGATGGGGGGCTTGTGGCGGTGGAGCGACGAGTGGAGTATCGTTTACTTCAGAATTCGACACTCAGCGCGGTTCTCAGAAATTGA
- a CDS encoding UPF0175 family protein — MSRIQINIPEEVLISLKQTPDTLSRELCLLAAVKLFELGRLSSGRAAQLAGISRVEFLNILGRYQVSPFAQSAEELAQDVQNA, encoded by the coding sequence ATGAGTCGCATCCAAATCAACATCCCTGAAGAAGTCTTGATCAGCCTTAAGCAAACCCCTGACACCCTTTCTCGTGAATTGTGTTTGCTGGCTGCGGTCAAATTGTTTGAGCTAGGTCGGCTCTCATCGGGTCGAGCAGCTCAACTGGCAGGTATTTCACGAGTCGAATTCCTCAACATCCTGGGGCGTTATCAGGTTTCCCCCTTTGCCCAGAGTGCCGAAGAACTTGCTCAGGATGTTCAAAATGCCTGA
- a CDS encoding ribbon-helix-helix domain-containing protein, translating into MSYSATRVFLGKIQMQDLAVDVARKDERVTVPFDRETLERVEAMADQEERPVARQITLLVKAALELIDHQGFKLVDGKLRKVSIESVDIDSEE; encoded by the coding sequence ATGTCATACTCAGCGACAAGAGTTTTTTTGGGTAAGATTCAGATGCAGGATTTAGCAGTAGATGTGGCGCGAAAAGATGAGCGTGTAACGGTTCCCTTTGATCGGGAAACCTTGGAACGAGTTGAGGCGATGGCTGATCAAGAAGAGCGTCCCGTAGCTCGTCAAATCACGCTATTGGTAAAGGCGGCATTAGAACTGATTGACCATCAGGGTTTCAAGTTGGTTGATGGCAAATTACGCAAGGTATCGATTGAGTCAGTGGATATCGATAGCGAGGAATAG
- the cpdA gene encoding 3',5'-cyclic-AMP phosphodiesterase, protein MIFHSAKPSLCIAQISDTHLFATEGQKMLGVATALSCQVVVRSLQALQPQPDVLLMTGDLSQDETPESYKRLCQMISPLGIPAYWIPGNHDVPMVMQEVLQSDSISADKSFQAGGWSFVLLDSAVAGQTDGALSVETLAWLEAQLEAERDRPTLVALHHPPLPIASEWMDRIGLQNPADLFQVLDRHPQVKVVVFGHIHQAFEADRNGVKYLGVPSTCVQFEPKARDFTVDEMQPGFRLLTLHSDGSFATRVERVNL, encoded by the coding sequence ATGATTTTTCACTCGGCAAAACCATCACTTTGCATTGCCCAAATTAGCGATACTCATCTATTTGCGACCGAAGGCCAAAAAATGTTAGGAGTAGCAACTGCCCTGTCTTGTCAGGTTGTGGTGCGATCGCTTCAGGCGTTGCAGCCTCAACCAGATGTGTTGCTGATGACGGGAGACTTATCTCAGGACGAGACTCCTGAATCCTATAAACGGTTATGCCAAATGATCTCGCCATTAGGGATTCCGGCTTACTGGATACCGGGGAATCATGACGTTCCGATGGTGATGCAGGAGGTGTTGCAGAGCGACTCAATCTCAGCAGACAAGAGTTTTCAAGCGGGGGGATGGAGTTTCGTCCTGCTTGATTCAGCGGTTGCCGGACAGACCGACGGAGCGTTGTCGGTTGAGACGCTGGCGTGGTTAGAGGCGCAGTTAGAGGCAGAGCGCGATCGCCCCACACTGGTAGCCCTCCATCATCCACCACTGCCAATCGCCTCCGAGTGGATGGATAGAATCGGGTTGCAAAACCCAGCGGATCTGTTTCAAGTGCTCGATCGCCATCCACAAGTCAAAGTGGTGGTGTTTGGTCACATTCACCAGGCATTTGAGGCAGACCGCAATGGGGTGAAATATTTGGGCGTACCATCAACCTGTGTGCAGTTTGAGCCAAAGGCGAGGGATTTCACAGTGGATGAAATGCAACCAGGATTTCGCCTGTTGACACTGCACTCGGATGGTAGTTTTGCCACACGGGTAGAGCGGGTCAATTTGTAG
- the cas5c gene encoding type I-C CRISPR-associated protein Cas5c codes for MSNDSLLSLRVRGDFALFTRPEFSAERVTYDVPTPSAMRGVLEAVFFKPEICWVVHEIHVLNSIRYFSLLRNEVNSHQNERTARTWENSGTGGYYADEDRSQRHALCLRNVDYLIKAEIRLKPHADAHPAKYRDQFRRRVARGQCYYQPYLGTREFSAFFSEPDGTETPIDDSRDLGLMLFDMEITEATDGSMLYLSHSVNGARVTKGNAQPKFFPAQLQQGILKVPTQLYQRGEVLCS; via the coding sequence ATGTCTAATGATTCCTTACTCAGTTTGAGGGTGAGGGGCGATTTTGCCTTATTTACCCGCCCAGAGTTTTCGGCTGAAAGGGTTACCTATGATGTCCCCACACCCAGCGCAATGCGAGGCGTGTTGGAGGCAGTGTTCTTTAAACCTGAGATATGTTGGGTTGTTCATGAGATCCATGTCCTAAACTCAATCCGCTACTTCTCGTTGTTGCGAAATGAAGTGAATTCTCACCAGAATGAACGCACCGCTCGCACTTGGGAGAACAGTGGGACAGGTGGTTATTACGCTGATGAAGATCGTTCGCAACGTCATGCCCTATGCCTGCGTAATGTGGATTACTTAATCAAAGCCGAGATTCGGCTCAAGCCTCATGCGGACGCTCACCCCGCTAAATATCGCGATCAGTTCCGACGACGGGTTGCTAGAGGGCAGTGTTATTACCAGCCCTACTTAGGGACGCGTGAGTTCAGTGCCTTCTTCAGCGAACCCGACGGCACTGAAACCCCCATTGACGATTCCCGTGATCTGGGATTGATGTTGTTCGACATGGAAATCACCGAGGCAACAGATGGTTCAATGCTGTATCTCAGTCACAGTGTTAACGGTGCCAGAGTTACAAAAGGCAATGCTCAACCGAAATTTTTCCCAGCTCAACTACAGCAAGGCATTCTCAAAGTACCAACGCAGTTGTATCAGCGAGGAGAAGTCTTATGCTCCTAA
- a CDS encoding antirestriction protein ArdA — protein MSNPSIYVACLASYNAGKLYGVHIEFVEGLTPDEVQFAIDTMLKKSPVPDAEEWEIHDSEGFAGFSSNNLDLLCEVATLIHQHGEGAVKGFIGHAGAEMLDEFSTLYCGCFKSEADFCQAHLGEEGGICEAATSIQVFDWATLDQYIDWEAIANDAFINSYYSYEESYETVHVYGRQ, from the coding sequence ATGTCTAATCCATCCATCTATGTGGCTTGCCTTGCCAGTTACAACGCAGGCAAGCTCTATGGAGTTCACATCGAGTTTGTCGAGGGGCTAACCCCAGATGAGGTTCAGTTTGCGATCGACACGATGCTCAAAAAGTCTCCAGTTCCAGATGCTGAGGAGTGGGAGATTCACGACTCAGAAGGGTTTGCAGGTTTCAGTAGCAACAATCTAGACCTGCTGTGCGAGGTTGCAACCCTGATCCACCAGCATGGCGAGGGAGCAGTTAAGGGCTTCATAGGTCATGCAGGGGCAGAGATGCTCGATGAGTTCTCCACTCTCTACTGCGGTTGCTTCAAGTCAGAAGCTGACTTCTGCCAAGCGCACTTAGGCGAGGAAGGCGGCATCTGTGAAGCCGCTACCAGCATCCAGGTGTTCGACTGGGCAACCCTCGACCAGTACATCGACTGGGAGGCAATTGCCAACGATGCCTTCATCAACAGCTACTACTCCTACGAAGAGAGCTACGAAACGGTTCACGTCTACGGACGGCAATAG
- the cas7c gene encoding type I-C CRISPR-associated protein Cas7/Csd2, giving the protein MTLHTNPELRHDFVLIFDVTNGNPNGDPDGGNLPRTDPETMRGLVTDVCLKRKVRNYVDILYGEHETTKIYVQDHGIALNEMNARAYKALGIKSTGTKQKREDVNSARDWMCQNFFDVRMFGAVMSTGVNCGQVRGPVQLTFSRSIDAIMPLDVTITRLAITDPKDAEVVIGEDEKAKSGGKTSTMGRKAIVPYALYVGYGFYSPHLAAQTGVTEKDLELFWEALVKMWEFDRSASRGMMAPRGLYVFSHDNKLGRAPAHKLFERIQIPPLQEQGIVPRQFTDYSVQVNEQDLPDGVTLTRLIEG; this is encoded by the coding sequence ATGACTTTGCATACCAATCCTGAGCTACGGCATGACTTCGTGTTGATCTTTGATGTAACAAATGGCAACCCAAATGGTGATCCGGATGGAGGCAACTTACCTCGCACCGATCCAGAAACGATGCGGGGTTTAGTTACGGATGTGTGTCTGAAACGGAAGGTCCGTAATTATGTGGATATCTTATATGGTGAACATGAGACTACCAAGATCTACGTACAAGATCATGGGATTGCATTAAATGAGATGAATGCTCGTGCATACAAAGCTTTGGGCATTAAATCGACTGGCACTAAGCAAAAACGTGAGGATGTCAACAGTGCTCGTGACTGGATGTGCCAAAACTTCTTTGACGTGCGAATGTTTGGTGCAGTGATGAGTACAGGAGTGAATTGTGGACAGGTACGCGGTCCTGTACAACTCACGTTCTCTCGCTCTATTGATGCGATTATGCCCTTAGATGTCACTATCACTCGTCTGGCAATTACTGACCCCAAAGATGCAGAAGTAGTAATTGGCGAGGATGAGAAGGCAAAATCAGGTGGAAAAACCTCTACGATGGGGCGTAAAGCGATTGTGCCTTACGCACTGTATGTAGGCTATGGTTTCTACTCCCCTCACCTGGCAGCCCAAACAGGAGTCACCGAAAAAGACTTAGAACTGTTTTGGGAAGCACTCGTCAAAATGTGGGAGTTCGATCGCTCTGCCAGTCGTGGCATGATGGCTCCCCGTGGATTGTATGTCTTCTCCCATGACAACAAACTCGGTCGCGCCCCAGCCCATAAACTCTTTGAACGCATCCAAATCCCACCCCTTCAAGAGCAGGGCATTGTTCCCCGGCAGTTCACAGATTACAGCGTTCAAGTAAACGAACAAGACCTACCCGATGGTGTCACCCTCACTCGCTTAATTGAGGGTTAA
- a CDS encoding type I restriction endonuclease yields the protein MARIIAVTDAVKSLSEVEARFGLRRAEDEQFFNEWQQDLPELNDAERSKLQILRQRLLYHRAEGDLLEGSVMLLVASPLLELPGFYDPPFRMQAEAGIEVTVADGQEILRGRIDVLIMQRQFWTLVLESKKTTISTRSALPQALAYMMATPDPEKAQFGMLTNGDDVLFIKLVLQPEKQYSLSRVFSLYTLTQEWQAALQVLKKLATLISG from the coding sequence ATGGCAAGAATCATCGCCGTCACCGATGCGGTCAAGAGTCTATCCGAAGTGGAAGCTCGGTTTGGCTTGCGTCGAGCCGAGGATGAGCAGTTTTTTAACGAGTGGCAGCAAGACCTACCCGAACTGAATGATGCCGAGCGGAGCAAGCTACAAATTCTGCGTCAACGGCTACTCTATCACCGGGCAGAGGGCGATTTGTTAGAAGGCTCCGTCATGCTGTTAGTGGCGTCTCCCCTACTAGAGTTGCCCGGATTCTATGACCCGCCATTTCGGATGCAGGCAGAGGCGGGCATCGAAGTCACCGTAGCAGATGGGCAAGAGATTTTACGCGGCAGAATCGACGTATTGATTATGCAGCGGCAGTTTTGGACGCTGGTCTTAGAGTCAAAGAAAACTACCATCTCAACGCGGTCAGCACTCCCTCAAGCGTTGGCATATATGATGGCAACCCCCGACCCCGAAAAAGCTCAATTTGGCATGTTGACCAATGGGGATGATGTCCTGTTTATCAAACTCGTCCTCCAACCCGAAAAGCAGTACAGCCTATCGCGAGTATTTTCACTCTATACACTGACCCAGGAGTGGCAAGCCGCGCTGCAAGTGTTAAAGAAACTAGCAACGTTAATTTCGGGGTGA
- the cas8c gene encoding type I-C CRISPR-associated protein Cas8c/Csd1, translating into MLLKQLYDLSQRPDIKAKLPIEGYNLVPVKWLVHIDLEGNFIRFQELGDREKRMVPDCKRSSGIKPKLLADKGDYVFGYAEADAPADKVAERHRQFKALVQQCAEVTQNPNVLAVARFLAKWNPAIDNAKLVEQKIEPSQVLTFCVNHLNHPDFDTVIPADAQAGDAQAGLSTVQSFWSSQLTGEDSDSDQRAVMTCLVLGNDPRPVEERLPISIKGIPNGQTSGTALVSANAAPFTSYGLKNSLTSPICREAGEGFGKALNYLLATEDSRFILNNDVAYVFWTQHTTRFRAATYKNDQPSKIRNVLVKAIKGEKRLARLQANRFYAAALTASGARVVVRDWIDTTLHNAIVNLVNWFDAQDLVDSFGEIDDQRRYLSIYRLSRCLYRDPSKEDIARITTRLMHVAIAGGTLTHEMLVQLVKRNRAEREVTRDRAALIKLILTTQLKTPEENPMADMHCLNPDPQFKNPLDRAAYHCGRLLAQLEQVQSQALGRDVNATLIDRFYGAASATPGKVLGKLVEDAQPHLARIRKDRRGTYEALQQKLEDILCNISPESGLFPNSLNSQQQSIFALGYYHQRAQNRKDAKDGATTRKQAQTESDDTFETNPE; encoded by the coding sequence ATGCTCCTAAAGCAGCTGTATGACCTGTCTCAACGCCCAGACATTAAAGCAAAATTGCCAATTGAAGGATATAACCTGGTTCCAGTAAAGTGGTTGGTTCATATTGACCTCGAAGGTAACTTCATCCGGTTTCAGGAGTTGGGCGATCGCGAAAAACGCATGGTTCCCGATTGTAAACGTTCATCGGGCATTAAACCCAAACTCTTAGCAGATAAAGGGGACTATGTGTTTGGCTATGCCGAAGCTGATGCACCTGCTGACAAAGTGGCAGAACGACATCGGCAGTTTAAAGCTTTAGTGCAGCAATGTGCTGAAGTGACACAAAATCCCAATGTTCTTGCAGTAGCTCGGTTTTTGGCAAAGTGGAACCCCGCTATAGATAATGCCAAATTAGTGGAGCAGAAGATTGAACCATCACAAGTGTTGACCTTTTGTGTGAACCATCTAAACCATCCTGATTTTGATACGGTCATTCCCGCAGATGCTCAAGCTGGAGACGCTCAAGCTGGTTTATCAACCGTGCAAAGCTTTTGGTCAAGTCAATTAACTGGCGAGGATTCTGATTCAGACCAGCGTGCAGTCATGACTTGTCTAGTGCTCGGTAATGACCCGCGCCCAGTTGAGGAACGGCTACCTATCTCAATCAAAGGCATTCCTAATGGACAAACTTCAGGAACGGCACTAGTTTCTGCAAACGCGGCACCCTTCACATCCTACGGTCTGAAGAACTCTCTTACATCGCCTATTTGTCGAGAAGCGGGTGAAGGTTTTGGGAAAGCGTTGAATTATTTACTAGCAACAGAAGACTCTAGATTTATCTTGAATAATGACGTTGCATATGTTTTTTGGACGCAGCATACCACACGCTTTCGAGCAGCAACATACAAAAATGACCAACCAAGTAAAATTCGCAATGTTTTAGTTAAAGCAATCAAAGGCGAAAAACGATTAGCACGGCTACAGGCAAATCGTTTTTATGCAGCCGCGTTAACTGCTAGTGGCGCACGAGTAGTCGTGCGGGATTGGATTGATACGACTTTGCACAATGCAATTGTCAACTTAGTTAATTGGTTTGACGCTCAAGATTTGGTTGATTCTTTTGGTGAGATTGATGACCAGCGGCGCTACTTGAGCATTTATCGGTTATCCCGTTGTCTATACCGCGACCCTAGTAAAGAAGACATTGCCCGCATCACTACTCGCTTAATGCACGTTGCGATTGCAGGTGGCACACTCACCCATGAAATGTTAGTACAACTCGTCAAACGCAATCGTGCTGAGAGAGAAGTGACGCGCGATCGTGCGGCTCTAATCAAGCTGATTCTTACTACTCAACTGAAAACTCCAGAGGAGAACCCAATGGCTGACATGCATTGTCTTAACCCAGACCCTCAATTCAAAAATCCACTCGACCGAGCAGCTTACCATTGTGGGCGATTACTAGCTCAATTGGAGCAAGTTCAATCTCAGGCATTGGGACGGGACGTGAACGCCACTTTAATTGATCGTTTTTATGGAGCAGCTTCTGCTACGCCAGGAAAAGTTTTAGGAAAACTGGTCGAAGATGCTCAACCTCATCTGGCACGTATTCGCAAGGATAGACGGGGAACCTACGAAGCTCTCCAGCAAAAGTTAGAAGACATATTGTGCAACATTTCTCCTGAATCTGGATTATTTCCCAATTCATTGAATAGTCAACAACAAAGCATTTTTGCCCTCGGTTACTATCATCAGCGTGCTCAAAATCGCAAAGATGCTAAGGATGGAGCAACAACTAGGAAGCAAGCTCAAACCGAATCTGATGACACTTTCGAGACCAATCCAGAATAA
- a CDS encoding helix-turn-helix domain-containing protein — protein MRFSEAFRETLFRYNIKGTDLAQKSGLTASQVSKFRNGENLRIDSVERILEALPLEAREYMLLLVLDKQEDRVPLPSKNLSSED, from the coding sequence ATGCGTTTTTCTGAGGCGTTTCGGGAGACGTTGTTTCGTTACAACATCAAGGGCACTGACTTGGCTCAAAAGAGTGGACTCACCGCATCGCAAGTCAGCAAATTCCGTAACGGTGAAAATTTGCGAATTGACTCCGTAGAGCGAATTTTAGAAGCTCTACCCCTGGAGGCGCGGGAATATATGTTGTTGTTGGTGCTCGACAAGCAGGAGGATCGTGTGCCGTTGCCCTCTAAGAACTTGTCGTCTGAGGACTAG
- a CDS encoding pentapeptide repeat-containing protein: MKKSKHVRSIATPFSVRTAVLLGILILLLAWQVPKWQTSDLGLSGKDQADVENAYRQTWLQAIGGLFFLVTAYLSWKNLQISEDKQITERFSKAVEMLGNSLIEVRLGGIYVLARIARDSPEDHWTVMEVLTAFIREKAGVQMLKSEDEADYSQRFASVTTDIQAALNVIGEREISNDPKEKHLDLNGAKLTGANLSNTNLTGANLSNTNLSFANLSNTIFNKANLTGVKLNNTDLTGAVLTEANLSYTDLSNAVLTEANLSNTNLSFANLNGVHINGETKLDDKWHLVWRIVNERVSDANFGNVDLSNANLIGVNLSNANLGYAKLNNALLKGANLTEANLSGADLVVADLRNSNLNNANLNGANLNGASLSNANFSRAFLSGTNLSNAYLSNADLSNADLTYADLSNTYLDGANLSEANLNGTILRGTDLSDAKNLTDEQLNAAKLCKTQLPEGSELDRNRDCSK, translated from the coding sequence ATGAAAAAAAGTAAACACGTTCGCTCGATTGCTACTCCCTTCTCTGTAAGAACCGCTGTTCTTTTAGGTATTCTCATTCTGCTATTGGCTTGGCAAGTACCCAAATGGCAAACGTCAGATTTGGGGCTTAGTGGTAAAGATCAAGCGGATGTAGAGAATGCTTATCGACAAACTTGGCTGCAAGCGATCGGTGGGCTCTTTTTCTTAGTTACCGCTTATCTCTCATGGAAAAACCTTCAAATTAGTGAGGATAAGCAAATTACGGAACGCTTTAGTAAAGCTGTTGAGATGCTTGGAAACAGCCTAATTGAGGTTCGTCTAGGTGGAATTTATGTCTTAGCGCGCATTGCCAGAGATTCACCTGAAGACCACTGGACAGTGATGGAAGTATTAACTGCTTTTATCCGAGAAAAAGCTGGAGTCCAGATGCTTAAGTCGGAGGATGAAGCCGATTATTCTCAACGTTTCGCAAGCGTCACTACCGACATTCAAGCAGCCCTCAACGTGATAGGAGAAAGGGAGATTAGCAATGACCCTAAAGAAAAACATTTGGATCTTAATGGTGCCAAACTCACCGGAGCTAACCTCAGCAACACCAACCTAACTGGAGCCAACCTCAGCAACACCAACCTTAGCTTTGCTAACCTCAGCAACACTATTTTCAATAAAGCTAACCTAACCGGAGTTAAACTTAACAACACCGATCTTACCGGAGCCGTTCTCACTGAAGCTAACCTCAGTTACACCGATCTCAGCAACGCTGTTCTCACTGAAGCTAACCTCAGCAACACCAACCTTAGCTTTGCCAATCTCAATGGGGTTCATATTAACGGAGAGACAAAGCTTGATGATAAATGGCATTTGGTCTGGAGAATTGTTAATGAGAGGGTTAGTGATGCCAACTTTGGAAATGTGGATCTTAGTAATGCCAACCTTATTGGAGTTAACTTGAGTAATGCCAACCTCGGTTACGCCAAGCTCAACAACGCTCTCCTAAAAGGTGCTAACCTCACTGAAGCCAATCTCAGCGGGGCTGACCTTGTTGTGGCTGATCTCAGGAATAGTAATCTCAACAACGCTAACCTTAACGGTGCTAACCTTAACGGTGCCAGTCTTAGCAATGCCAACTTTAGCAGAGCCTTCCTTAGCGGCACTAACCTCAGTAATGCCTACCTTAGTAATGCCGATCTAAGCAATGCTGACCTCACTTATGCTGACCTTAGCAATACCTACCTCGACGGTGCCAACCTTAGTGAAGCTAACCTTAACGGTACTATTTTAAGAGGGACTGATCTCAGCGATGCCAAGAATTTGACAGATGAACAATTGAACGCTGCCAAGCTTTGTAAAACTCAACTTCCAGAGGGGAGTGAACTAGATCGAAATCGAGATTGCTCAAAATAA
- the cas4 gene encoding CRISPR-associated protein Cas4, which yields MELDDYVLISALQHHAYCPRQCALIHVEQTFDENLYTLRGHRVHETVNIPEYELIEGVRVERALPLWSHRLGLTGIADVVEFYVDGTPYPVEYKSGPRKPREADELQLCAQAICLEEMTGHSVPTGAIFHHASRRRREVQFGDKLRSLVVKTTQQVRSLLATAQLPPPVADERCPDCSLIETCMPYAITAFTRVSQANDLFRIEGDA from the coding sequence GTGGAACTTGATGACTACGTTCTCATCAGTGCCCTCCAGCATCATGCCTATTGCCCTCGTCAGTGTGCGTTGATCCACGTCGAGCAAACCTTTGACGAAAATCTCTACACCTTGCGGGGGCATCGAGTTCACGAAACTGTCAATATTCCTGAATACGAGTTGATTGAAGGGGTCAGGGTTGAACGTGCCCTCCCCCTTTGGTCCCATCGATTGGGGTTAACAGGCATTGCGGATGTGGTGGAGTTTTATGTGGATGGCACTCCTTATCCCGTGGAATACAAATCCGGTCCACGCAAACCCCGTGAAGCAGACGAACTTCAACTATGTGCTCAGGCAATCTGTCTAGAAGAAATGACAGGTCACTCAGTGCCAACTGGAGCTATCTTTCACCACGCCTCCAGGCGACGGCGTGAGGTGCAGTTTGGTGATAAGTTGCGATCGCTTGTTGTCAAAACGACACAGCAAGTTCGAAGCTTACTCGCAACTGCCCAGCTCCCCCCACCTGTTGCAGATGAACGCTGTCCAGATTGCTCTCTCATCGAAACCTGTATGCCCTACGCCATCACAGCGTTTACCCGTGTAAGCCAAGCTAATGACCTATTTCGCATAGAGGGTGATGCATGA
- the cas2 gene encoding CRISPR-associated endonuclease Cas2: MNILVAYDVNTETPAGKRRLRKVATVCKNYGQRVQFSVFECQLDEAQYEAFQAQLVKIIDPKLDNLRFYRLPNPREQHIKCYGIDKYVDYNDTLIV, translated from the coding sequence GTGAACATCCTTGTCGCCTACGATGTCAATACTGAAACTCCAGCAGGTAAACGTCGCTTGAGAAAAGTGGCTACCGTTTGCAAAAATTATGGTCAACGGGTTCAATTTTCAGTGTTTGAGTGCCAGCTTGATGAAGCTCAATACGAGGCATTTCAGGCACAGTTAGTTAAAATCATCGACCCAAAGCTTGATAACCTCCGCTTCTACAGACTGCCGAATCCAAGAGAGCAGCATATTAAGTGCTATGGCATAGATAAGTATGTCGATTACAATGACACCCTCATTGTTTAA